Proteins encoded within one genomic window of Panicum virgatum strain AP13 chromosome 1N, P.virgatum_v5, whole genome shotgun sequence:
- the LOC120653364 gene encoding uncharacterized protein LOC120653364, with protein sequence MQPIGGKAAAMSSSGTDACGARSGKVSGEAGAGGPVVELPLHLTEKILYSISPLASVRLATVCKSWAAAISERIARPVPHLFVYLPPDNKSDRRGVVVSVSVPMDYGGPPAVVIPNRVRLADTNGLRCVGAMPSGWLAFANWCWCDTGVQLVNPITGARWRLDVDRLRRDPVIAAAGGAADSFICIGTDELVLWWRAGGGEEWSKRTVAAAAHRTDGIVSVVNCNGRFYILDRDGQVSLIDATAPPPVVIEKLPVACLLEQFPTLATTATSHMLESDGEVLFVRRVLASTMEHRGIPFCHHNITEHLSIVGFEVYRLDVEGQCWTEVKKLAGDRALFVSPLSSFSVRSSETEGCRSNCIYFVDKKRYCSSCIRDDGNTWGVYSMDDRVVLFEYVVTGAGPCSSPTWFLPSAALGSELF encoded by the coding sequence ATGCAGCCGATAGGAGGCAAGGCCGCCGCCATGTCAAGCTCGGGCACCGACGCCTGTGGTGCCAGGAGCGGCAAGGTaagcggcgaggccggcgcaggcggccctgtcgtcgagctccctctccACCTCACCGAGAAGATCCTCTACAGCATCAGCCCGCTCGCATCGGTGCGTCTCGCCACCGTCTGCAAGTCCTGGGCGGCCGCCATCTCCGAGCGGATTGCGAGGCCTGTCCCCCACCTGTTCGTGTACCTGCCGCCGGACAACAAGTCCGACCGCCGCGGGGTCGTCGTCTCGGTCTCCGTCCCGATGGACTACGGGGGCCCACCGGCAGTGGTGATCCCGAACCGCGTGCGCTTGGCGGACACCAACGGCCTCCGCTGCGTCGGCGCCATGCCGAGTGGCTGGCTGGCCTTCGCGAATTGGTGCTGGTGCGACACCGGCGTCCAACTCGTCAACCCGATCACCGGTGCACGGTGGAGACTCGACGTCGATAGGCTACGTCGGGACCCGGTTATTGCCGCCGCAGGTGGTGCTGCTGACTCCTTCATCTGCATTGGCACTGACGAGCTCGTGCTCTGGTGGCGGGCTGGTGGCGGCGAGGAGTGGTCGAAGCggaccgtggcggcggcggcgcatcggaCCGACGGCATCGTGTCAGTGGTCAATTGTAACGGCCGCTTCTACATATTGGACAGGGACGGGCAGGTGTCCTTGATcgacgccaccgcgccgccgccggttgtCATAGAGAAGCTTCCGGTGGCGTGCCTGCTCGAGCAGTTCCCTACCCTCGCAACGACGGCCACGAGTCACATGCTCGAATCAGACGGGGAGGTCCTCTTCGTCCGGCGAGTGCTCGCCTCCACCATGGAACACAGAGGGATCCCGTTCTGCCATCACAACATCACTGAGCACCTCTCCATCGTTGGCTTCGAGGTGTACCGGCTGGACGTGGAGGGCCAGTGCTGGACGGAGGTGAAGAAGCTGGCTGGCGACCGGGCGCTCTTTGTAAGCCCCCTGTCGTCGTTCTCGGTGCGCTCGTCGGAGACGGAGGGCTGCAGGAGCAACTGTATATACTTCGTCGACAAGAAGCGGTACTGCTCCTCGTGCATCCGAGACGACGGCAACACCTGGGGTGTGTACTCCATGGATGACCGGGTGGTCTTGTTTGAGTACGTTGTCACCGGGGCGGGACCTTGCTCGTCGCCGACGTGGTTCTTACCTAGTGCGGCCTTAGGCTCTGAATTATTTTGA